TTTTTCAAATTTGGGTTTGACTTCCTCTAAACTTTTCCCATCATGGAGCTCCATAATCATTTCTTTTAAGGCCTTTTTTCGGTGTTCTCTGTTATTGATCAGTTCACTCATTTTCCATCCTCCTATTCCATAATCTTATATCCTTTATTTTTAAAAACTTCTCTTACTCGCTGCATATCAATTTTTTTCATCCTTGCCCCTTTGGGAATGGTCATGACTTTACCCATGGTTTTCATCATGCCGGCCTTGTCAATATCCTTAAATCCTATTTCTTTCATAATGTTGATAATCTCTGGGTCTTGGTCATACAATTGGGAAATGGTTTGATTAAAATCCACTACTTTTTCCATAAGTT
This genomic stretch from Irregularibacter muris harbors:
- a CDS encoding DUF1858 domain-containing protein, which produces MEKVVDFNQTISQLYDQDPEIINIMKEIGFKDIDKAGMMKTMGKVMTIPKGARMKKIDMQRVREVFKNKGYKIME